The following nucleotide sequence is from Achromobacter spanius.
TCGAGCGGCATGTGAAACGGGCATTCCTGCATTGTCTTGCCGCGCGGCGGGTGGCGGATTCCCGATGAATACGCCACCCGCAGGCGACGCGCTGACAGAGCGCGCGGTCGACTGGATCGTCTTGCTGACGTCGGGGCACGCCTGCGACCACGATCGCCAGCGCTTCGAGCACTGGCTCGCCAGCCATCCGGACCACGCGCGTGCGTGGGCTGAAGTAGACGGCCTGATGCGCCAGCCCCTTTCCCGGCTACGCGCGGCAGCGGGCGATGCGCCCGGCCCGGCGCGTGCCGCCCGCGCCACCTTGCTGCAAACCAGCGGTCTGGATCGGCGCCGGGTGCTGAAGCTTGCGATGCTGGTGGGCGGCATCGCCACCGGCGCGCTAGTCACCGACCGCTACATTCCGCTGGCCGGCCTGTCCGCCAGTTACGCCACACGGACCGGCAAGCGTCAGACCTACGCGCTGGCCGACGGCTCTGTGCTGACGTTGAACGCGCGCTCGGCTGTCGACGTGCATTACAACGACGCGCAGCGCACCGTCGTGCTGCGCCAAGGCGGCCTGTACGCCGAGGCGCGCGCCGGCGACCGGCCCTTCGTGGTGCGTACGCACCACGGCGAAGTATCGGCCCACTCGACCCGGCTGGCGGTCAGCCAGTTCGACGACTACGCCGTCGCCAGCGCGATTGAGCATTCGTTGCTTGTGCGCCCGGCGCGCGGCGATCCCATGGCCTTGCCGCAGTCCGCAACGGCGGCCTTCGATCAGGATCGCGCTTGGGCACGCGAGGATGGCGCGCAGGATGCCTGGCGCAACGGCATTCTGAGTGTGCGCGACGCGCGGCTGGACGAGGTCGTGGCTCAGGTGCGGGCGTATCAGCCCGGCCTGATACGGGTCTCGCAACGGGCTGCCGCGTTGCGGGTGTTCGGTGTTTTTCCGCTGGACGACCCGGACCGGACACTCTTGGCGCTGAGCCAAACGCTGCCGATCCGGATGCAGCGCTTTGGGCCGTGGCTGACGCTTCTGGATGCGGCATGACAGGGCAATGAGGGGATTGGAGGCCGGTAGCCGTCATGACTAATGACGCAACCGAATTCCCTATCCGAAAAACCTCCCGCAACTATGAAATTTCCCCTGACTACCGCCGCGACGCTCGTCGCTGGCGCGCTGAACGCCTGCCTGATGGCACCCTGCGCATATGCCCAGAATGCTCCCGTGGGCGTCGGGCAGCGGGCTGCCGTTGCCTATGACCTGTCCGCCGGCCCGTTGACCGACACCCTGAGCCGGATCTCGTTGCAAAGCGGCCAGACCATCTCCGCGGGCGCGGAGCTGGTGGCTGGCCGGCAAGCCGCGCCGGTGCGCGGCGTGCTGAGCGCCGAGGGGGCGGCCCGGCAGGCGCTGGCGGGAACCGGCCTGGAGCTTGTCGTGACAAGCGCTGGCGTGCTGACCGTGCGCCCGCTGCCCGCCGTGGGCGTGGTGACGTCGCTTGAACCCGTCCTGGTCAGTGCCAGCGCCATCATCCCGCCCAGCGAAGGCACCGGTTCCTACACAATCCCCGAGTCCACCTCGGCTACCCGAATGAGGCTGACGATGCGAGAAACGCCGCAGTCAGTCAGCGTCATCACACGCCAGCAAATGGACGACCAGGGCATCGTCAACGTGGCGCAGGCGCTCGAGCAGACGCCGGGTATTACGGTCAGCCAGGACAACTCCGAGGGTTACAGCTTTTACTCGCGCGGCTTTCAACTGTCGAATTTCCAGTTCGACGGCCTTCCCAGCCTGTCCAGCGACGGCGGCAACGTCCGCGATAACTACAGCATCACGAACTCGGTCATTTATGACCGCATTGAAGTGCTGAAGGGCGCCACGGGCCTGGTCAACGGGGCAGGCTATCCCTCGGGCGTGGTCAACTTCATCCGCAAGCGTCCCACCCAGGAATTCCAGGGCAGCCTGTCGGCGGGAGCCGGTTCCTGGGACCGCTACCGCAGCGAAGTCGATCTGGGTGGCCCCTTGAGCGAAAGCGGCAAGCTGCGAGGCCGCGTCGTGGGCGCCGCCGAGACCCACGGCAGCTTCATGGACCATGCCAAAGGCACGGAGTCCATCGGCTACGGCATCCTCGAAGCCGACCTGTCGCCCCGCACCACCGCGTCGTTCGGCGTGGACTACCAACAGAACCGGAATGACGGCACCACCAACACCCACCTGCCTTCGCTGTTTTCGGACGGCTCGCAAGTGACGTTCTCGCGTTCGACCAACCCGGCCGACAAATGGGCATGGCGCAACCAGGACACCACGCGCCTGTTCGCGGACATCAGCCACAGGCTGGACAACGGTTGGAACTTCAAGCTGGCCGCCGCGCACCGGGACTACAAATCGCGCGAGCTGATCTCGGGCATGGGCAGCGCGACGGTGGACGTGGTTGACCACAGCGTAAGCCACGGGTTCTATCCCGGCGGCGCCGCGCGTTTTGACACGGACTCGCGAGAAAACAGTATCGACTTCCAGGCGTCTGGCCCCTACACGCTGTTTGGCCGTCAGCACGACTTGGTGGTCGGCTACAACGCGGCGCGCACGCACGCGCAATCCCGCCGCGAGGACGGTGACACCGACCTGTGGATCGATGATGCGTTCAACTGGAACAACAACGCCACGGAGCCCGGCTCGTACGCCTGGTGGCTGACGCAAGACATGCAGGTCAATCAGAAGATCCTGTATGCCGCGACCGTGCTGCATCCGACAGACCGCTTTGCGTTCATCCTCGGCGGCCGCCTGACGAACTATTCCTGGAGCCAGGACATCCGGTATGCGAACGGCCGTTACGTTGGCTACTCGACGAACGTGAGTAGAAAACTCATACCCTACACGGGGGTTACCTACGATCTGGATGCGAACCACACGGTGTACGCCAGCTACACCGACGTGTTCAAGCCCCAGGCCTACAACTTCGATGCGAACAACCGCCAGCTTGACCCGCTGACGGGCAAGAGCATCGAGCTTGGCGCCAAGGGCGAGTATCTGGACGGGCGCTTGAATGCCAGCGTCGCGCTGTTCCAGCTCAAGCAGGACAACGTTGCCGAGCCCGACCCCAGTGGCGCCTCGACGCCCACCGGCGGCGCGGCTTATATCGCGGTGCCGGGCGTAACCACGCGCGGCCTCGAACTGGAAGTCTCCGGCGAAGTGTTGCCGGGCTGGCAAGTGAACGCGGGCTACACCTACAGCCGTTCGCGCGACCGCGACGGCCAGCGCGTCAGCACCACACAACCCGAGCATCTCTTCAAGCTGGCGACGGCCTATCGCCTGCGGGGTGACTGGCACCGCCTGACCGTGGGCGGAAACGTGCACTGGCAAGGCAATACCTACTTCACGCAGGAAGTGGACGCGCGCAACCACCGCTTCACCCAGGACAGTTACGCCGTTTTTGGTCTGATGGCGGG
It contains:
- a CDS encoding TonB-dependent siderophore receptor encodes the protein MKFPLTTAATLVAGALNACLMAPCAYAQNAPVGVGQRAAVAYDLSAGPLTDTLSRISLQSGQTISAGAELVAGRQAAPVRGVLSAEGAARQALAGTGLELVVTSAGVLTVRPLPAVGVVTSLEPVLVSASAIIPPSEGTGSYTIPESTSATRMRLTMRETPQSVSVITRQQMDDQGIVNVAQALEQTPGITVSQDNSEGYSFYSRGFQLSNFQFDGLPSLSSDGGNVRDNYSITNSVIYDRIEVLKGATGLVNGAGYPSGVVNFIRKRPTQEFQGSLSAGAGSWDRYRSEVDLGGPLSESGKLRGRVVGAAETHGSFMDHAKGTESIGYGILEADLSPRTTASFGVDYQQNRNDGTTNTHLPSLFSDGSQVTFSRSTNPADKWAWRNQDTTRLFADISHRLDNGWNFKLAAAHRDYKSRELISGMGSATVDVVDHSVSHGFYPGGAARFDTDSRENSIDFQASGPYTLFGRQHDLVVGYNAARTHAQSRREDGDTDLWIDDAFNWNNNATEPGSYAWWLTQDMQVNQKILYAATVLHPTDRFAFILGGRLTNYSWSQDIRYANGRYVGYSTNVSRKLIPYTGVTYDLDANHTVYASYTDVFKPQAYNFDANNRQLDPLTGKSIELGAKGEYLDGRLNASVALFQLKQDNVAEPDPSGASTPTGGAAYIAVPGVTTRGLELEVSGEVLPGWQVNAGYTYSRSRDRDGQRVSTTQPEHLFKLATAYRLRGDWHRLTVGGNVHWQGNTYFTQEVDARNHRFTQDSYAVFGLMAGYDFSKDLRLTVNVNNVLDKHYYSGMGNYNSVFYGAPRNVFAQLRYKF
- a CDS encoding FecR domain-containing protein, whose amino-acid sequence is MNTPPAGDALTERAVDWIVLLTSGHACDHDRQRFEHWLASHPDHARAWAEVDGLMRQPLSRLRAAAGDAPGPARAARATLLQTSGLDRRRVLKLAMLVGGIATGALVTDRYIPLAGLSASYATRTGKRQTYALADGSVLTLNARSAVDVHYNDAQRTVVLRQGGLYAEARAGDRPFVVRTHHGEVSAHSTRLAVSQFDDYAVASAIEHSLLVRPARGDPMALPQSATAAFDQDRAWAREDGAQDAWRNGILSVRDARLDEVVAQVRAYQPGLIRVSQRAAALRVFGVFPLDDPDRTLLALSQTLPIRMQRFGPWLTLLDAA